The following nucleotide sequence is from Mytilus galloprovincialis chromosome 12, xbMytGall1.hap1.1, whole genome shotgun sequence.
tgtgatctgagcgtcactgatgagtcttgtgttgacgaaacgcgcatctggcgtatcaaTTTATaagcctggaacctttgataactattgttacATTTAATGTCTGTTTCGGTAAGCATTGGTTGAATAGAATAAATTTAGAAACAACAAGATTCATTCAAAGTTACagatcaaataaaatattaatgaatttattaaaTGTGGttaccaatatatatatagataatttgGAAGGTCGGTGGAACACCGTCTTCCTCCGCAAACGAAAACTGACTGCCGCAAAATAGACCAAACGTGGCACTCATAAGAGGCGTTAAAACactaaaaatcaatcaatcaatcaatcaatctatttcTAAATGTTCGTTCCCGTCAACCAACTCGGAGTTATAgcaatttttctgtttttcatgAGGAGGAAAATGACGGAAATCACTAACTAACTACAAGCCATAATATAAGCAAACGAAAACCTACCATAAAGTTTTAGAAATAAGAAAAATGACCTGAGTCTTATGTAATTATGTCCATGCTAGATGATATAAAACTATTTGTACTTTATCACTTGACAACATGAATTAATACGCACAATATCAAAATCTTACAATCCGCTAATAAATCTGACAGGATTTCATGTTAATAGTCACATTATATTGCATTCTAAAGTTTACTTTTATTCAGAGATCCTTGTTGAACTTGAGTTGAGGTAATGAAAcgtaaaaacatatttaaattggAGAGTCACGTATTAAATGGCCAAATCAAGagccaaaacacatcaaacgaatgaaaaacaattgTTAACTTGTTagtaataaattatataataattcaatcattttgttttcgaAATCCCCTCCTACATTTAAACTAACATATGATGAAACGCATGCACAGAAAAATATGTATCTTTCTTTAGATAATTACATGGCGAAATAACTCATACAAGAgaaatataaatatcttttatGATCTTCCGTATCATCATCACCGTCGTCTTCACGTAATGACCACTTATATGATGCCAGTACCAATGATCTCTAGATGGCCTGTTTAGAGAACTATTAGAACAGCTTTTAAACCACCATGGTCCTTCATTCTTGGCGCAGCTGAGACTGTGTAAATCATTATCCCTGTCAACAGTACTGAATTTCATTCCGTTGTGGTAGCTCAACGAATCTccttaaattgaaatatatattacgTCGTTTATATTCCaagaataaaacatgaaaaaatttgCCTGACCGTTGACGATATCATTTGCACACTAAACACGTCAACATTTTTTCGTATGTAAAATATGTTACCGTAAGTGTAGTTGTATCTTCAAGTTCATCGGAGTATgtgtagtttatttttttctttaagaaaCTGCTTTTGTTGAGTCAGTCAGTAATGACAATTCATTTTATTGCAATGTTGCTTTACATAGTTTGTATGCTTAGGATTGAAATTTTACTAACTATCGTGCATGTTGACAATATTAGTCTCTACTATAATGCACGAGGACAGAACATTTAAAAATCCCAAACACAATACAAGTGATGAagaaatgataatataaaaaactgAAATTAGAGCGAAACTCgacaagaaaatataaatatatagaatcGTAATTCAattgaaagaaacatatttattaaataacAGTATTAATGTAAAGAGATAGTTATTATATTCCGTTTAAATTGAGCTTGAATTATGATGTTGCATTGTTAACAACAATGGTCTTACCTGCATCACCGCTATAACCTCCAATCGTCAGCTTGTACTGTGAGGCTGCATCTCCAACAACAAATGTCGTGTATGTAGCATATTTCTTATTGTTCTTCTTATCAGTGAGATCTATTCTCAACTCGTATGTACCACTGGACGTCAAATGGTGTATATGTTTGTTGcctaaataattacattaaatgtatgtaTCATTATAATACGCTATTTTAATTGGCTAACATCAATCTCGCGTTAttttgaaattaacatttatttctaaatgaaTTATAACATTCCTGATTACACAcgtttccacaataaagtgcacgggtaaataaaagaaaaacttgattgtaatcgtgttttcatgatcatatacatgtagcgaaaaaaatgtaattataagtattgaatgcttcttttagtaatttcataTGGTTGTAAAATTGTTGACCGTGGACACATTTtaagcttcatacaaaatgtagttcgatcaacgcttttacatcccaatgAATTTAcgaaaaagaaacattcatttttttaataaagacgTATAACCATGAACAAGTTGTTTTCATACATATgttacaattattaaaaacattgtttttaGTATATGACAGGCGTTAACGTGAGACGAATTGATGAACTTTATAGGTTGTTTATAGTTATTCGATAATGATAGCCTTACTGACAACATTTCAAACAAAAAGTGAATCAAAACATGTCACCTGTTCAAAGTTACAagattgctacatgtatgcatatTTATTTTCCACACTAATGATAGTTAAAAAAGATCGTTTTCtaattaaagaaaacaaacttttctaccagaaaaataataaatctatCCAATTATCGACATCGCttataatgaaatacaaaaatgttgGTCGGGAGAACTGACATCGAAGACGCTTTAATCATATGTTATAATATTTATTggttatatgttttaaatatacatACCAAGCCAATATTCTCCATTGACGTTACCGAAACCATTTTCACATTCAGTCCAAGTTCTCTGGAAATTAACGGAATCGTCATATCTTTTCTGGATAATCTTCAAAGAAGTTATGAGATAAGATATTTACTATAAAACATCAAGCAAAAACAATAGATTTAAATATGTAATGAAACTTATTCCTATCGACAGTTTGCCATCAACCACAATTTACAAAATGTAACAGAATTCAGAAAATCAGATagttaagtgtttttttttaaattctaatgtCGTTTGAAAGATCTAATTGTGCGCTGTGTTTTTGAAAGTTTTGTTATTAGTAAACAACTCATCAGTAAACTGACAGATTGTGTTGTGTGTTTTcttgtatactagtatacaatttAATGATAAACTGAGACGACAGTTAAGGCCCCAAATGGGTGTCTTTTATATCAGTATAAAGACGTAACAATACGCATCAAAGATTTGATGTATTTAGATAAAAAGTATTTGATATTCTTAATGTGAtttgtaatatataaatataatttacaacCCTTAATGAAAAATTTGCTTAACTGAAAAATCATTtctattcaattttgttttacctttttatgTTATTAGAGTCATATGAAAccgcaaattaaaaaaacaaatgattcagatgtttctttttataactaaatggatagttttcattataaaacttatgtacacatacttttttctgaagacaAATTTAGAAGAAGCAATTCACTGTCATATTTTCCGTATACAAGTGACCTTGCATGACACTTCTTTGTAGAAAGTTCTTTGATTTTCTCCAAATTTAGAAGAAGCAATTAactgacatattttccgtatgcaagtgaCCTTTGCAtgacccttctcgtaaaaatcctGTGATCGCACTTCGCATTtgtctgtcattgaaataaactattatctgattgtacatattatacatgtgctcaatatccattcttcgttgttgattgtttactataaggcgacaatcggtaaactacggcttaTAAACACGACAATtgattagctgccatattttcacaccataacagacagagagaaaaaaaattgacgattatacgatatgtttgcgtaaaaaatgatgcAATTGTGCACTggagactaagtttatgatatatacatgtattggttcaagaatttcatatgactttaatatacTTATCGGACAAACAATTATCatatttaattatgttttcaGATTTCTTATTATTCCTTATGTAGTATATTAAACATGCAATATCGAAAGACAGTAGGAgtttaattttctttgttttgaacCGCTCGCACTTATTCTATTGTTTAATATATACTCATAACATAATACAAAATTCTAGAATATATAGAAACAGACTTCAAAGTGAGCCTGGCGAGAACAGTTTGCTCTTCATTGATATCATATTTGAAAAAGTACGCACTGTCCATCCCCCACCGTCTGTATCCATATCACAATAAGCTTTTACTCCTTCTGTTTTCTTAGGGAATATTTGGTAGACACCTGAGGTTGCTTTATATTTCTTAATCTCAGTGCAGTCCTTTGCAGACATTCCACATATCCCTGCAATTTATTGaacgtatttattttcatttttatccttctttttgtaaacaaaaattatagATATCTAGAgtttctttatctttttctttatctttttttcttctgtctttcttttttaccttcataataataaaaagacataTTGACATAATAAAAAGTCGATGTGTTTTAATTACCTTTGACTTCATGTTTTAACAGCCTGACTATCCTTGAAATTTCCTTTTCGCCACGAGACTCTATAAAATTAATATGCAAAATGTTAGCCAAATCTGTTGATTCATTATTACTCAATTTAAACATGCTTGTGTATGCCTTTTATTGAGaagtaaattttaataaacacatttttttgaaCAAATTCCTGAAATAAAGCCTCTACATCAACGACTTGAGTATATTCAGTCCTGTCTACTGAaaggtttaaaatatttttgttattgttcCCATTGTTGTTACCACAATTCCGTCCTCTTTTCACGAAGACGGGTgacacatcttcttctttttatattttggtatCTTTCTCCTCTGTTTTAAACCGTCAAAATTTTCTCTAACTTACATTCGCAACTAAATATTAATATGTTGTTTGATAAATAACACTAACACTACCGATTGTTTACACTGGATGCTAGCAAATAATCTCATAAGATATTAGCTTGAAATCATATATACACGTTGAAGAGCTGATATAGCAAGTAGGAGAAATCATGATTAAGGGATGGTGTTGGGATAAAGAGGACAACATTAGTAAACAGCTGTTTAATAGTCATCATTTTATTAAGAAAAAGCcagaaaaatgaaagaaataattGCTGTGTACATGTATAAGCAGGATGGAACTAATTCCAAActgtttttgataataaaaaatatatttgtgaaaGTATGGAATGATTTGCTACAAGACTTCTGATACATTTCGGGTTATAATAAAAATTGTTACGATTTCAGTTAATGGGTCGTCAGAGGTGTTCGTTATAACATTGTTTATTATCCACAGCCTAACACTGTTTCTATTTCTAGTGCAAAGACTTCTTTACGTTTGTTCTGATGCAATATTTCAATTCGTTGATTTACTTTTCCTATGTATAAACCTCTAAGGAAAATATctataatgtatatatgtatatgtaacgCTTATACAATATACTGACCTTCTAGGATCCATTTTATATCATTCTTCAACTGTTTGTTCATCTTTACTACATCTTTATACACCCCCATATCTATTAAAAAGACAGTATTTGAATATGACACAAATACAGTTATCCCTTTTAATCTGatacaatttgttttacataagTTTTTTATCAAGGCATTGCTCTACTTGTTAAGTATCAAGCAGATCGTGAGTAGATTTTAAGagatttttgttttgatataacatagtttttgtattgttgtttgtcAAAAATAGCGAATACACAACCATGGCAAAGGGATCAATTGAAAATCAGGAAGCATTGGACAAACAACTATAATGTATGACAGTGCTTGTTATAGAAAGTTTGTAACTTAAACGCACGTCTTGTGTACACAATTTTAACTCTGGTATTTTTTGATGAGCACGGTATTAACGATCATAAACCGGGTCAAACTCCTGTGCTACAAGGGGTAATTAGTACCTAGTCCAAATATGCACTCATTGTGCtgctctggtttttttttattagcggTAAACACTCTGAGGCTGACCTTATGAGCCGAATATCTCTGCCTTTAGTCGGTTGCCTTAATGTACTTTTGTTCGTCAGTGTCAGTCTATTCGGAAAGACTCCATGTTTTCCTTTAAATGCCTTGTGTTAAATGTTTTCGTTATGTTGCATACGTTTTGATCGTAtgctcaaattttattttattgatccTTTCTCATTTTCAAAATCTCTTAACTTGGCGCTTTCGacaagatattttaaaagtaaaaaaacaaattaaaacatatgcacataaaaaatatatcatatacttACTTTTGAGTATAGATTGTGTATCTTTCTTAAGTTGTGTAACGTCTCTGTCTTCATTTTCATGCAGACATATTCCTATCAATTAAAGTAGTTATGATATTTCAATATGAAATCAATCTTAAAgcgtttattttgatttaaataaaattatggaaacaaaattttagtattttgaatgtttttttttatatataatactttGTAATCTAATTTAAACAACCTCCGTTAATGTAATTAtatttgttacaattttttttaaagaacagctttttgtttgttatatgacACCCTAAGtgtaatatattaatgatttaaaaaGCAACATTAAACGCAAGCCTTGGATATCAGATGGAAAATATAAAGCTCAAATatatcaaacgaattgaaaacactTGTCATATTTCCGACTTGGCATTCAAAATTGTAGGAATATACCCCAAATctaatttaattacatgtatgtcatgATGGATCAATTaagcgagaaaaaaaaatataaaatagtaatgtttttttttcttctgtcacgtgttttaagataaaaacataaaatatctgTATAGATGTTCAAAAATAAAGATTAACTTTAAAAATTAGAATATAGTTATATTTGCAAAGCAAAGGAGTTTCtgcatgtttcaggttgaaatattttttaaaagcgATAATCCTCTTGACATATATTCCTCCTCTCTGATCAGCAgtgtattattttgaaaaaataaattctgACGCAATTTTGTTCAAACTTTGATAAAATCTATGATGCTTGAGTTGTACAATATGCATGCTTCACATTGGAATAAACATTAGAGGGTTTCTCGAAAGATGTACCACTAGTTATGAACATACAAAAGGATCCAAAAACGGTAATTTTACCTTGTAATTCGTGTAAAATATCATCAACTCTAGTCTTCTCCTCTGATTCTCTATATGTTCTCAAACCTGAAATTAAATTTGATATCTAAAAGTGTGTTTTGTATTTAAGTTATTTTCACGTGCCATGGGTATGCCATAGCGGAAACGTTTTTAATCAATCCAAATAAGATTCGTTTACTTATGTTACTGCCTAATTCAAAACGTTGtcaatatttattttcctttatatttttatttattattgaccTGTTGCACCCATAACAAGAtaccttttaaaattatttttcatcaTTGTTGTTAAATTTGTTAAGCCCTAGCTACAAATGTTCTCATcaccttacatttttttttcatccgtCCAAATACAAATAAGCATTTGCACATGTTGTAATACACCCCATACAAGTTATCGCACCACCCTGACTTTTCtaacatatgcatattttatcAAAGGCTGTCCCCTTTTATCACAGGAGTTTGACCCGGCTGAAGATAGAAAATAATTAACTTTCGATGACTATAAATAGAAAGGATCCATCGCTTCTTCCAAAAAGGCAAATACTGAAATaagcaaatgtaaaaaaaaaccaaggctTTGAGCTTAAGTAGTAAAAACAGTTACAAAAGCTAAATTTAAACACGAAGGAATTAAATGACAGTTGTAAATAACTGCAGTTTATTGATTTTGCCTGTTTAAGATGTATCGATACTTATTACTAAAAATACGAAACCAAAGTATTCAAAGTTATTTGATATAGTATTTTTACTGTTGCATCTATTACTTcccaat
It contains:
- the LOC143055630 gene encoding fibrinogen-like protein A isoform X1 → MFKMLIVLSLLFVVTFSLESKDREGLRTYRESEEKTRVDDILHELQGICLHENEDRDVTQLKKDTQSILKNMGVYKDVVKMNKQLKNDIKWILEESRGEKEISRIVRLLKHEVKGICGMSAKDCTEIKKYKATSGVYQIFPKKTEGVKAYCDMDTDGGGWTIIQKRYDDSVNFQRTWTECENGFGNVNGEYWLGNKHIHHLTSSGTYELRIDLTDKKNNKKYATYTTFVVGDAASQYKLTIGGYSGDAGDSLSYHNGMKFSTVDRDNDLHSINCAKSEGPWWFKKCSHSALNRPSRDHWYWYHISGHYVKTSVMMIRKI